The following proteins are encoded in a genomic region of Vulpes vulpes isolate BD-2025 chromosome X, VulVul3, whole genome shotgun sequence:
- the TRO gene encoding LOW QUALITY PROTEIN: trophinin (The sequence of the model RefSeq protein was modified relative to this genomic sequence to represent the inferred CDS: inserted 4 bases in 3 codons; deleted 1 base in 1 codon; substituted 4 bases at 4 genomic stop codons), producing MAGIRSPSFSPGSLGLHFPPDIQIETTEEDSVLLMNTLLAATKDSLAMDLPVADPPKKSKIKNAPIKAVTKTIHAAHTISSANVIATNKPKMNGXTLQSLNLPIIPQINQASATTEAANTQASVVTAQPKKASKTKRITAKTTQSSQSPTGKQSVTTQIKALLQALXPDILQAIQVSVTSGSANSQVLTASTKPTEVSKAKKAADKAITSTIDISLAPTTTHSATTQGQLTNEAATTHATAANIRSNKTSKVKKATRPQNTDTELLEAPNTKTATRQTEASAAAIWPPKFRGKKAANRSPNSAYEVSQAPSAAQMVTNQALAATFQVKRGSRAHMSATKAQTAESQTKIVDQRAQAKMATFKTNISALETQVAAPVQALADDYLAQLSLXTTGTQGKRNQKSKHLNGDERGGSNYRLIPWGWRPLPAXNVAILQERANKLVKYLLIKDXKIPIKCSNMLKDVIQEYDEYFPEIIERASYALEKMFXVNLKEIDKQSSLHILISIQEFSAGILGMAKDSPKLGLLMVLLSIIFMNGNRSSKAVIWEVLRKLGLRPGVRHSLFGEIRKLIPDEFVKQEYLEYKRVPNSRSPEYEFWGLHSYHETSKMKVLKFSCKVQKKDIKDWAVXYQAVEMEVQAAAAAVAEAEARAEARAQMRIGEEAVAGPWNWDDIAIDCLTKEELGDNAQSWNRFSFEIETRAQENAEASTNIDFNRGASIRVTFSDNASISFSATPRPSGGFGGRAGISFGGTPRTSSSFSSTASICFSGTPSTSTSLGGAASTSSSFNSEACISFSGIPCTSATFGGGVSSSFSVSLSTSPSFSGGASSGFEGTLSTTTGFNGALTTSRFGSMPRTSSVFSGALSIRTGFGGILSTSVCFGFSPSSGASFGGTLNTSFCFSGSPSTGFDGVLSTSVSFGGSSSTSTDFGGTLSTSICFGGSSSTCASFGGAFSTSAGFSSAVSTSASFSSAPSTVSGFGSMFSTNADFSGALSTTTDSGIAPSTSIGFGGIPSTSLCFGSMSNTNLCFGGPPSTITCFSGATSASFGDGSSTAAGFIFGNGLSINAGFHGGLSTSAGFRSGLGTSAIFSSELNTGAGFGGGLISNDSFGDGLGTNAGFSSTLGTSAGFSGGLSISDGFGAGPNNSFNRGPSTVIGFGSGSNTSTGFIGEPCTSTSFNCGPSSITGLSSGPSTGVGFSSGPSSSAGFGGGLRNGAAFSGGATRLGACSFSYG from the exons GTCCCCCTCCTTttcccctgggagcctggggctTCACTTCCCTCCAGATATACAGATTGAGACCACAGAAGAGGACAGTGTTTTGCTGATG AATACCCTCTTGGCGGCAACCAAGGACTCTCTGGCCATGGACCTACCAGTTGCTGACCCGCCTAAGAAAAGCAAGATCAAGAATGCTCCCATTAAGGCTGTTACAAAGACCATACATGCTGCCCATACAATCTCATCTGCCAATGTGATTGCCACTAACAAGCCTAAA atgaatggataaactttGCAGTCTTTAAATCTGCCTATCATCCCCCAGATCAACCAGGCTTCAGCTACCACTGAAGCAGCCAATACTCAGGCTTCTGTAGTCACTGCTCAGCCTAAGAAAGCCAGTAAGACAAAGAGAATTACTGCTAAGACAACCCAAAGCTCTCAATCTCCAACTGGTAAGCAGAGTGTCACTACACAGATCAAGGCACTCTTACAGGCTC TACCAGACATCCTGCAGGCTATCCAGGTTTCAGTTACCAGTGGGTCAGCCAACTCCCAGGTCTTGACAGCCTCCACTAAGCCTACAGAAGTTTCCAAAGCTAAGAAGGCTGCTGATAAGGCCATAACTAGTACTATTGATATCTCATTGGCTCCAACCACCACCCACTCAGCTACCACCCAAGGCCAACTTACTAATGAGGCAGCCACTACCCATGCCACAGCAGCCAACATCAGATCTAATAAAACCTCCAAAGTGAAGAAGGCAACT AGGCCCCAAAATACTGACACTGAACTCCTAGAGGCCCCAAATACCAAGACAGCTACCAGGCAGACTGAGGCCTCCGCAGCAGCTATCTGGCCCCCAAAATTCAGGGGCAAGAAGGCTGCCAATAGAAGCCCAAATTCTGCCTATGAGGTCTCTCAGGCTCCATCTGCTGCTCAAATGGTTACAAACCAAGCCCTAGCAGCCACCTTTCAGGTCAAGAGAGGGTCCAGGGCTCATATGTCTGCCACTAAAGCACAGACAGCCGAAAGTCAGACTAAAATTGTTGACCAACGGGCCCAGGCCAAGATGGCCACTTTTAAGACCAACATAAGTGCTCTTGAGACTCAGGTTGCTGCTCCTGTCCAGGCCCTGGCAGATGACTACCTGGCCCAGTTGAGTCT TACAACCGGGACCCAGGGCAAGAGGAACCAAAAG TCAAAGCATCTGAATGGAGATGAGAGAGGTGGCAGTAATTACAGGTTGATCCCATGGGGCTGGAGGCCTCTGCCAGCCTGAAACGTGGCCATTTTGCAAGAAAGG GCAAATAAGTTGGTGAAATACCTGTTGATTAAGG CAAAGATCCCCATCAAGTGCTCAA ACATGCTGAAGGATGTCATCCAAGAATATGATGAATATTTCCCAGAGATCATTGAACGAGCAAGCTACGCTCTGGAGAAG ATGTTTTGAGtcaatctgaaagaaattgataaGCAAAGTAGCTTGCATATTCTCATCAGCATTCAGGAATTCTCTGCAGGCATACTGGGAAT GGCTAAGGATTCGCCAAAGCTAGGTCTCCTCATGGTGCTTCTTAGCATCATCTTTATGAATGGAAATCGGTCCAGTAAGG CTGTCATCTGGGAGGTGCTGCGCAAGCTGGGGCTGCGCCCTGG GGTGAGGCACTCTCTCTTTGGGGAAATAAGGAAGCTCATCCCAGACGAATTTGTGAAGCAGGA GTACCTGGAGTACAAGAGGGTCCCTAACAGCAGATCACCTGAATATGAATTCTGGGGCTTGCACTCTTACCATGAGACTAGCAAGATGAAAGTCCTCAAGTTTTCATGCAAG GTGCAGAAGAAAGACATCAAAGACTGGGCTGTTTAGTACCAGGCAGTAGAGATGGAAGTGCAAGCTGCAGCTGCGGCTGTGGCTGAGGCTGAGGCAAGGGCTGAGGCAAGAGCCCAGATGAGGATTGGAGAAGAAGCTGTGGCTGGGCCCTGGAATTGGGATGACATAGCTATCGACTGCCTAACAAAGGAAGAGTTAGGTGATAATGCTCAGTCCTGGAAcagattttcatttgaaattgaGACCAGAGCCCAAGAAAATGCTGAAGCCAGCACCAACATCGACTTCAACAGAGGAGCTAGCATCAGGGTTACCTTCAGTGATAATGCTAGCATTAGCTTCAGTGCTACGCCCAGACCCAGTGGTGGCTTTGGTGGCAGAGCTGGCATTAGCTTTGGTGGTACACCCAGGACCAGTTCCAGCTTCAGCAGTACAGCCAGCATTTGCTTTAGTGGTACACCCAGCACTAGCACTAGTTTGGGTGGTGCAGCCAGTACCAGCTCTAGTTTCAACAGTGAAGCCTGCATTAGCTTTAGTGGCATACCTTGTACCAGTGCCACCTTTGGTGGTGGGGTCAGCTCTAGTTTCAGTGTCTCACTTAGCACCAGTCCCAGTTTCAGTGGTGGAGCCAGCTCTGGCTTTGAAGGCACACTCAGCACCACCACTGGCTTCAATGGTGCACTTACTACCAGCAGATTTGGCAGCATGCCCAGAACCAGTTCAGTCTTTAGTGGTGCACTTAGCATCAGGACTGGATTTGGTGGCATACTGAGCACTAGTGTCTGCTTTGGTTTCTCTCCCAGCTCTGGTGCCAGCTTTGGTGGCACACTTAATACCAGTTTCTGCTTTAGTGGCTCTCCTAGCACTGGTTTTGATGGAGTACTCAGCACCAGTGTCTCCTTTGGTGGCTCTTCCAGCACCAGCACTGACTTTGGTGGTACACTAAGCACCAGCATCTGCTTTGGTGGCTCTTCCAGCACTTGTGCCAGCTTTGGTGGTGCATTCAGCACCAGTGCTGGTTTTAGCAGTGCTGTCAGCACTAGTGCTAGCTTTAGCAGTGCACCCAGCACCGTCTCTGGGTTTGGCAGTATGTTCAGCACCAATGCTGACTTCAGTGGGGCGCTTAGCACCACTACTGACTCTGGCATTGCTCCCAGTACCAGCATTGGCTTTGGTGGAATTCCCAGCACCAGCCTCTGCTTTGGCAGTATGTCTAACACCAACCTATGCTTTGGTGGCCCTCCTAGCACTATCACCTGCTTTAGTGGTGCTACCAGTGCTAGTTTTGGTGATGGATCCAGTACCGCTGCTGGTTTCATCTTTGGCAATGGGTTAAGCATCAATGCTGGATTTCATGGTGGGCTGAGCACCAGTGCTGGCTTTCGTAGTGGACTAGGCACCAGTGCTATCTTCAGTAGTGAACTGAACACCGGTGCTGGCTTTGGTGGTGGACTGATCTCAAATGATAGCTTTGGTGATGGACTGGGCACCAATGCTGGTTTTAGCAGCACACTTGGAACAAGTGCTGGCTTTAGTGGTGGCCTCAGCATCAGTGATGGTTTTGGTGCTGGCCCTAATAACAGCTTCAACAGAGGACCAAGTACCGTCATTGGCTTTGGCAGTGGTTCCAACACCAGCACTGGCTTTATTGGCGAaccctgcaccagcaccagcttCAATTGTGGACCCAGTTCTATCACTGGCTTAAGCAGTGGACCAAGCACAGGTGTTGGCTTCAGCAGTGGACCAAGCAGTAGTGCTGGCTTTGGCGGTGGACTGAGAAATGGTGCCGCCTTTAGTGGTGGAGCCACCAGACTTGGTGCCTGTAGCTTCTCCTATGGCTAG